A single region of the Brassica rapa cultivar Chiifu-401-42 chromosome A03, CAAS_Brap_v3.01, whole genome shotgun sequence genome encodes:
- the LOC117132666 gene encoding secreted RxLR effector protein 161-like: MVNCKPVKTPLGAHMRLKSTTDKELEEEADQMKSIPYANSVGSIMYSMIGSRPDLAYPVGMISRFMGKPLMVHWQAVKWVLRYIQGSHDTRLKFKGEGEFVVTGYCDSDYSADLDKRRSITGYAFTVGGNVISWRSGLQPVVALSTTEAEYISLTEAAKEAIWLKGLMNELGFKQGAVEIHCDSQSAIALAKNAVHHERTKHIQRRFHFIRDTITDGETKVLKISTVYNPADMLTKVLPVNNFLSAMEKLRITSN; this comes from the coding sequence ATGGTGAACTGTAAACCGGTGAAAACGCCCTTGGGGGCACACATGAGACTCAAATCTACAACTGATAAAGAACTGGAAGAGGAAGCTGATCAGATGAAGTCTATTCCTTACGCAAATTCAGTTGGTAGCATCATGTATTCGATGATAGGATCGAGACCAGACCTCGCTTATCCAGTTGGAATGATAAGCAGGTTCATGGGAAAGCCACTGATGGTTCACTGGCAAGCAGTTAAGTGGGTACTAAGGTACATACAAGGATCACATGACACAAGACTAAAGTTCAAGGGAGAAGGAGAGTTTGTAGTAACAGGATATTGCGATTCAGATTACTCAGCCGACCTTGATAAGCGAAGGTCCATTACAGGATATGCGTTTACAGTTGGTGGTAATGTTATAAGTTGGAGATCAGGTTTACAGCCTGTGGTGGCATTATCTACAACAGAGGCAGAGTACATCTCCCTAACAGAAGCAGCAAAAGAAGCCATTTGGCTAAAGGGTTTGATGAACGAGTTGGGGTTTAAGCAAGGAGCAGTGGAGATTCACTGCGATTCTCAAAGTGCTATAGCATTAGCAAAGAATGCTGTCCACCATGAAAGGACAAAGCATATACAGAGAAGGTTTCACTTCATCAGAGACACAATTACTGATGGTGAAACGAAGGTGTTGAAGATATCAACAGTCTACAATCCGGCAGACATGCTTACTAAAGTCTTGCCGGTGAACAATTTCCTGAGCGCAATGGAGAAGCTCAGGATTACCAGTAACTGA
- the LOC103862389 gene encoding catalase-2, with protein sequence MDPYKYRPASSYNSPFFTTNSGAPVWNNNSSMTVGPRGPILLEDYHLVEKLANFDRERIPERVVHARGASAKGFFEVTHDISNLTCADFLRAPGVQTPVIVRFSTVIHERGSPETLRDPRGFAVKFYTREGNFDLVGNNFPVFFIRDGMKFPDMVHALKPNPKSHIQENWRVLDFFSHHPESLNMFTFLFDDIGIPQDYRHMEGSGVNTYMLINKAGKAHYVKFHWKPTCGVKSLLEEDAIRVGGTNHSHATQDLYDSIAAGNYPEWKLFVQIIDPADEDKFDFDPLDVTKTWPEDILPLQPVGRMVLNKNIDNFFAENEQLAFCPAIIVPGIHYSDDKLLQTRVFSYADTQRHRLGPNYLQLPVNAPKCAHHNNHHEGFMNFMHRDEEVNYFPSRYDPVRHAEKYPTPPAVCSGKRERCIIEKENNFKEPGERYRSFTPERQERFIGRWIDALSDPRITHEIRSIWISYWSQADKSLGQKLASRLNVRPNI encoded by the exons ATGGATCCCTACAAG TATCGTCCAGCGAGTTCTTACAACTCTCCGTTCTTCACCACCAACTCTGGTGCTCCTGTATGGAACAACAACTCCTCCATGACCGTTGGACCCAGAG GTCCTATCCTTCTTGAGGACTACCATCTCGTTGAGAAGCTTGCTAACTTCGACAGGGAGCGTATTCCAGAGCGCGTGGTTCACGCAAGAGGAGCCAGTGCAAAGGGTTTCTTCGAGGTCACTCATGATATATCTAACCTCACTTGTGCTGACTTCCTCAGAGCTCCAGGTGTTCAGACTCCGGTCATTGTGCGTTTCTCCACTGTCATCCATGAGCGTGGAAGTCCCGAGACCTTGAGAGACCCTCGTGGCTTCGCAGTCAAGTTCTACACCAGAGAG GGAAACTTTGATCTTGTCGGAAACAACTTCCCTGTCTTCTTCATCCGCGACGGGATGAAGTTCCCTGACATGGTCCACGCTCTCAAACCAAACCCCAAATCTCACATCCAAGAGAACTGGAGAGTCCTTGACTTCTTCTCCCACCACCCTGAAAGCCTCAACATGTTCACTTTCCTCTTCGACGACATCGGTATCCCACAAGACTACAGACACATGGAAGGCTCAGGTGTCAACACATACATGTTGATCAACAAAGCCGGCAAAGCTCACTACGTGAAGTTCCACTGGAAACCAACTTGTGGAGTGAAGTCTCTACTAGAAGAAGATGCAATCCGCGTTGGAGGAACCAACCACAGCCACGCGACTCAGGACTTATACGACTCCATCGCCGCTGGTAACTACCCTGAGTGGAAGCTCTTTGTTCAGATAATCGACCCAGCTGATGAAGACAAGTTCGACTTTGACCCTCTCGATGTCACCAAGACTTGGCCTGAAGATATCTTGCCTCTCCAGCCCGTTGGGCGTATGGTGTTGAACAAGAACATTGATAACTTCTTTGCGGAGAATGAGCAGCTTGCCTTCTGTCCTGCTATCATTGTTCCGGGGATACACTACTCTGACGATAAGCTGCTTCAGACACGTGTCTTCTCTTATGCTGACACTCAGAGACACCGTCTTGGACCTAACTACCTCCAGCTACCAGTTAATGCTCCAAAGTGTGCTCACCACAACAACCACCATGAAGGCTTCATGAATTTCATGCACAGGGACGAGGAg GTTAACTACTTCCCTTCGAGGTATGACCCGGTTCGCCATGCAGAGAAGTATCCAACTCCACCTGCTGTCTGCTCTGGAAAGCGTGAGAGG TGTATTATTGAGAAAGAGAACAACTTCAAGGAGCCTGGAGAGAGATACCGTTCCTTTACACCAGAGAG GCAAGAACGTTTCATCGGTCGATGGATTGATGCTCTATCAGACCCTCGCATCACACATGAGATCCGCAGCATCTGGATCTCTTACTGGTCTCAg GCTGATAAGTCACTGGGACAGAAGCTGGCGAGCCGTCTGAACGTGAGACCAAACATCTAA
- the LOC103862386 gene encoding beta-galactosidase 11-like, whose amino-acid sequence MRKPSLDRWLLAAFLVVLLSSSCAFASKKEVKKKTNNKEVTYDGTSLIIDGKRELLYSGSIHYPRSTPEMWPSIIQRAKQGGLNTIQTYVFWNVHELEQGKFNFSGRTDLVKFIKLIEKNGMYVTLRLGPFIQAEWTHGGLPYWLREVPGIFFRTDNKEFKEHTERYVRTVLDKMKEEKLFASQGGPIILGQIENEYSAVQRAYKQDGINYIKWASKLVDSMNLGIPWVMCKHNDAPDPMINACNGRHCGDTFPGPNKENKPSLWTENWTTQFRVFGDSPVKRSVEDIAFSVARFFSKNGTHVNYYMYHGGTNFGRNGAHYVTTRYYDDAPLDEYGLEREPKYGHLKHLHNALNLCKKPLLWGQPRTEKPGKDTEIRYYEEPGTKSCAAFLANNNTEAAETIKFRGKEYVIAPRSISILPDCKTVVYNTAQIVSHHTSRNFMKSKKANKKFDFKVFTEPLPHKLKGDSYIPVELYGLTKDKTDYGWYTTSFKINKNQLPKKKGAKTTVRIASLGHALHAWFNGEYLGNGHGSHDEKSFVFQEPVTLKEGENHLVMLGVLTGFPDSGAYLEHRYTGPRSVSILGLSSGVLDLTESSKWGNKVGMEGERLGIHTEKGLKKVKWQKFTGKAPGLTWYQTYFDAPESESAAAVRMSGMGKGLIWVNGEGVGRYWMSFLNPLGQSTQIEYHIPRSFLKPKKNLLVIFEEEPNVKPEIIDFVIVNRDTVCSYVGEDYTPSVRHWTRKQDQVQAITDNVSLTATLKCSGNKKISEVEFASFGNPIGTCGNFTLGTCNAPVSKQVIEKHCLGKGECVIPVNKSTFQQDKKDSCKNVVKTLAVQVKCARDKKN is encoded by the exons ATGAGAAAACCTTCTCTTGATCGTTGGCTCTTAGCGGCCTTTCTCGTGGTTCTCCTCTCGTCTTCTTGCGCATTCGCCTCGAAAAAGGAGGTGAAAAAGAAGACGAATAATAAGGAGGTGACTTATGATGGAACATCTCTGATCATCGATGGCAAAAGAGAGCTTCTTTATTCCGGCTCTATACATTATCCTCGAAGCACTCCTGAA ATGTGGCCAAGTATCATCCAGAGAGCCAAACAAGGTGGTCTGAACACAATTCAAACATATGTTTTCTGGAATGTACATGAGCTTGAACAAGGGAAG TTCAACTTTTCGGGACGAACTGACTTGGTGAAGTTCATAAAGTTGATTGAGAAGAATGGCATGTATGTGACATTGAGGCTTGGACCATTCATCCAAGCTGAGTGGACTCATGg aGGACTTCCTTATTGGCTTAGAGAAGTTCCTGGAATTTTCTTCCGTACAGACAATAAAGAATTCAAG GAACATACAGAGAGGTATGTACGGACGGTACTCGACAAAATGAAGGAGGAAAAATTGTTTGCTTCACAAGGAGGCCCCATTATATTAGGACAG ATAGAGAACGAGTATAGCGCGGTTCAACGCGCATATAAACAAGACGGAATTAACTACATTAAATGGGCATCTAAGCTGGTCGACTCAATGAATCTTGGGATCCCATGGGTTATGTGCAAGCATAACGATGCTCCTGATCCTATG ATCAATGCTTGCAATGGAAGGCATTGTGGTGATACTTTCCCTGGTccaaacaaagaaaacaaaccgTCTTTATGGACCGAGAACTGGACTACTCA GTTCCGTGTGTTTGGTGATTCGCCAGTTAAAAGATCAGTAGAAGATATTGCTTTCTCAGTTGCTCGATTCTTCTCCAAGAATGGAACTCATGTGAACTACTACATG TACCATGGAGGAACCAACTTCGGAAGAAACGGTGCACATTATGTAACCACTCGATACTACGATGATGCACCTCTTGATGAATATGGTTTAGAAAGAGAGCCTAAGTATGGTCATCTTAAACATCTTCACAACGCTCTTAACCTTTGCAAGAAACCACTTCTTTGGGGTCAGCCTAGGACCGAGAAGCCTGGCAAAGATACCGAG aTTAGATACTACGAAGAGCCTGGAACGAAATCTTGTGCAGCTTTCTTGGCTAACAACAACACCGAAGCTGCAGAAACCATTAAATTCAGGGGAAAAGAATACGTGATTGCACCTCGTTCCATTAGCATTCTTCCAGATTGTAAAACTGTTGTTTACAACACTGCACAG ATTGTTTCTCACCACACTTCAAGGAACTTTATGAAGTCTAAGAAGGCGAACAAGAAGTTTGATTTCAAGGTGTTCACCGAGCCGTTGCCTCATAAGCTAAAGGGTGACTCTTACATTCCCGTTGAGCTTTACGGTTTGACTAAAGACAAAACAGACTATGGATGGTACACAACAAG CTTCAAGATCAATAAGAATCAATTACCTAAGAAGAAAGGAGCTAAAACTACTGTGAGGATTGCTAGTCTTGGGCACGCATTGCACGCTTGGTTTAACGGAGAATACCTTG GAAATGGACATGGAAGCCATGACGAGAAGAGTTTTGTTTTCCAAGAACCGGTCACACTAAAAGAAGGAGAGAATCACCTTGTTATGCTTGGTGTTCTCACTGGATTTCCA GATAGTGGAGCTTACTTGGAGCATAGATACACTGGTCCTCGTAGTGTTTCCATCTTAGGATTGAGTTCTGGAGTACTTGATCTCACTGAAAGCAGCAAATGGGGAAACAAG GTCGGTATGGAAGGCGAGAGACTCGGAATCCACACCGAGAAAGGCTTGAAGAAGGTCAAGTGGCAGAAGTTCACTGGAAAAGCACCAGGACTTACATGGTACCAg ACCTACTTCGATGCACCAGAGAGCGAAAGCGCAGCAGCGGTTCGCATGAGTGGAATGGGAAAAGGTTTGATTTGGGTGAACGGAGAAGGCGTGGGAAGATATTGGATGTCTTTCTTGAATCCATTAGGTCAATCCACGCAAATAGAGTATCACATCCCTAGATCTTTCTTGAAGCCCAAGAAAAACCTTCTTGTTATATTCGAGGAAGAGCCTAATGTGAAGCCTGAGATTATAGACTTTGTCATCGTCAACAGAGACACTGTTTGTTCTTACGTCGGAGAAGACTACACTCCAAGTGTTAGACACTGGACAAGGAAGCAAGACCAGGTCCAAGCCATCACCGATAACGTGAGTCTCACAGCTACTCTTAAATGCTCAGGCAACAAGAAGATCTCAGAAGTTGAGTTCGCTAGCTTCGGAAACCCTATTGGTACTTGTGGAAACTTCACACTTGGTACTTGTAATGCCCCCGTTTCAAAGCAAGTCATTGAGAAG CATTGTTTGGGGAAAGGAGAGTGTGTGATTCCGGTGAACAAAAGCACATTCCAACAAGACAAGAAAGATTCATGCAAGAACGTTGTCAAGACGCTCGCCGTGCAAGTCAAGTGTGCTCGTGACAAGAAGAACTAA
- the LOC103862385 gene encoding L-ascorbate peroxidase 3 isoform X2 — protein MAAPIVNAEYVKEINKARRDLRSIISSKNCAPIMLRLAWHDAGTYDAQTKTGGPNGSIRNEEEYTHGANSGLKIALELCEGVKAKHPKITYADLYQLAGVVAVEVTGGPDISFQPGRKDSNVCPREGRLPDAKKDFQHLRDVFYRMGLSDKDIIALSGGHTLGRAHPERSGFDGPWTQEPLKFDNSYFVELLKGESEGLLKLPSDKTLLEDPEFRRYVELYAKDEDAFFRDYAESHKKLSELGFNPNASAAKACSDSTVLAQGAFGVAIASAVVALSYFYEIRKKMK, from the exons ATGGCGGCACCGATTGTTAACGCTGAGTACGTTAAAGAGATCAACAAGGCTCGTCGTGATCTCCGGTCCATCATCTCCAGCAAGAACTGTGCTCCGATCATGCTTCGATTGGC ATGGCACGATGCTGGAACCTATGATGCGCAGACGAAGACAGGGGGACCTAATGGGTCTATAAGGAACGAAGAGGAGTACACTCATGGTGCTAATAGTGGTTTAAAGATCGCTCTTGAACTCTGTG AGGGAGTGAAGGCTAAACATCCCAAAATCACATATGCGGATCTATACCAG CTTGCTGGTGTGGTAGCAGTGGAGGTTACTGGTGGACCTGACATCAGTTTCCAACCTGGGAGAAAA GATTCAAATGTTTGCCCTAGGGAAGGAAGACTTCCTGATGCTAAAAAAG atttcCAACATCTTAGAGATGTCTTCTACCGCATGGGATTATCTGATAAGGATATTATAGCACTCTCAGGGGGTCATACTCTG GGAAGAGCTCATCCAGAGAGGTCTGGCTTCGATGGACCTTGGACTCAAGAGCCTCTGAAGTTTGATAACTCCTACTTCGT GGAACTGCTAAAAGGAGAATCCGAGGGCTTGTTGAAGCTTCCATCTGACAAGACTCTATTGGAAGATCCAGAGTTTCGTCGCTATGTTGAGCTTTATGCTAAG GATGAAGATGCATTCTTCAGAGACTACGCAGAATCTCACAAGAAACTCTCTGAGCTCGGTTTCAACCCCAACGCCTCCGCGGCCAAAGCTTGTTCAGACAGCACTGTTCTGGCTCAGGGAGCATTCGGGGTTGCTATTGCGTCTGCGGTCGTTGCCTTGAGTTACTTTTACGAGATCCGAAAGAAGATGAAGTAA
- the LOC103862388 gene encoding B3 domain-containing protein REM20-like isoform X1 — MSESDEDVADLPRFFKVFLPETASESMAIPKSFNAHLQDPLPQTAKLQGIGGGVWTVSFKKIRGVAYFTSGWSKFAEDHELKHGEFLTFVYDGSHTFEVSVFGRSECKEIRAVVETVNLSDANSDEEEEEDSSVVAADSNEGDDPSFHAGEDDEVSQSINPVDSDDTVSVAEVVAGFPNLEVESNPCFTTTLKKRIYDVLIPAAVVKEHGLTFCDRIKYIDGEGILDGAILNCSYYGISFKGWGRICRRNRLKENDTVHCEMLHIRKKVHSIKITITRG, encoded by the exons ATGTCTGAAAGTGACGAAGATGTTGCTGATCTTCCCCGTTTCTTCAAGGTCTTCCTCCCAGAAACTGCTTCTGAATCAATG GCGATTCCAAAGTCTTTCAATGCGCATCTTCAAGACCCACTGCCACAAACAGCTAAGCTCCAAGGCATTGGAGGTGGTGTTTGGACTGTGAGTTTCAAGAAGATACGTGGCGTTGCGTATTTCACTTCAGGGTGGTCCAAGTTTGCAGAGGACCATGAACTCAAGCACGGAGAGTTCTTGACCTTTGTCTACGACGGTTCCCACACTTTCGAGGTCAGCGTCTTTGGTCGTTCGGAATGTAAGGAGATAAGAGCTGTCGTGGAGACAGTCAACCTCTCTGATGCTAATtctgacgaagaagaagaagaagattcttCAGTGGTTGCTGCTGATTCGAATGAGGGTGATGATCCTTCTTTCCATGCTGGTGAAGATGATGAGGTCAGCCAGAGTATCAACCCTGTTGACAGTGATGACACAGTATCTGTTGCTGAAG TTGTTGCAGGGTTTCCTAATTTGGAGGTTGAGTCTAATCCATGCTTTACTACTACCCTCAAGAAAAGGATCTATGACGtg TTGATTCCTGCAGCTGTGGTGAAAGAACATGGACTTACATTTTGTGACCGCATCAAGTACATCGATGGAGAAGGGATCTTGGATGGGGCTATACTGAACTGTTCTTATTATGGCATTTCCTTCAAAGGATGGGGCAGGATTTGTAGAAGGAACAGGCTTAAAGAGAATGATACTGTCCACTGTGAGATGCTTCATATTAGGAAGAAAGTTCATTCAATCAAGATCACGATCACTCGTGGTTGA
- the LOC103862388 gene encoding B3 domain-containing protein REM20-like isoform X2, translating to MSESDEDVADLPRFFKVFLPETASESMAIPKSFNAHLQDPLPQTAKLQGIGGGVWTVSFKKIRGVAYFTSGWSKFAEDHELKHGEFLTFVYDGSHTFEVSVFGRSECKEIRAVVETVNLSDANSDEEEEEDSSVVAADSNEGDDPSFHAGEDDEVSQSINPVDSDDTVSVAEGFPNLEVESNPCFTTTLKKRIYDVLIPAAVVKEHGLTFCDRIKYIDGEGILDGAILNCSYYGISFKGWGRICRRNRLKENDTVHCEMLHIRKKVHSIKITITRG from the exons ATGTCTGAAAGTGACGAAGATGTTGCTGATCTTCCCCGTTTCTTCAAGGTCTTCCTCCCAGAAACTGCTTCTGAATCAATG GCGATTCCAAAGTCTTTCAATGCGCATCTTCAAGACCCACTGCCACAAACAGCTAAGCTCCAAGGCATTGGAGGTGGTGTTTGGACTGTGAGTTTCAAGAAGATACGTGGCGTTGCGTATTTCACTTCAGGGTGGTCCAAGTTTGCAGAGGACCATGAACTCAAGCACGGAGAGTTCTTGACCTTTGTCTACGACGGTTCCCACACTTTCGAGGTCAGCGTCTTTGGTCGTTCGGAATGTAAGGAGATAAGAGCTGTCGTGGAGACAGTCAACCTCTCTGATGCTAATtctgacgaagaagaagaagaagattcttCAGTGGTTGCTGCTGATTCGAATGAGGGTGATGATCCTTCTTTCCATGCTGGTGAAGATGATGAGGTCAGCCAGAGTATCAACCCTGTTGACAGTGATGACACAGTATCTGTTGCTGAAG GGTTTCCTAATTTGGAGGTTGAGTCTAATCCATGCTTTACTACTACCCTCAAGAAAAGGATCTATGACGtg TTGATTCCTGCAGCTGTGGTGAAAGAACATGGACTTACATTTTGTGACCGCATCAAGTACATCGATGGAGAAGGGATCTTGGATGGGGCTATACTGAACTGTTCTTATTATGGCATTTCCTTCAAAGGATGGGGCAGGATTTGTAGAAGGAACAGGCTTAAAGAGAATGATACTGTCCACTGTGAGATGCTTCATATTAGGAAGAAAGTTCATTCAATCAAGATCACGATCACTCGTGGTTGA
- the LOC103862387 gene encoding probable BOI-related E3 ubiquitin-protein ligase 2 — protein sequence MAIQAQLSYNAPFIGTGGSELSLINNDGGIGINQSYMNNQQALFHTQQNRSQSFFDAHMEKQRREIDQFIRVQSERLRYALQEQRKQETETILRKMEAKALVLMAQKEEGMSRALSKNMELENLLRKMETENQTWQRVARENEAMVATLNSTLEQVRERAATCRNDVTAAEDEGSFCGDNFPMSSCCLNCGLNGETRVLFLPCRHLCCCTGCEDGLVLCPICNTPKKNRIEASVF from the exons ATGGCAATACAAGCGCAGCTGAGTTACAACGCTCCGTTCATCGGAACTGGTGGCTCCGAGCTTTCTTTGATCAACAACGATGGTGGTATCGGAATCAATCAGTCGTATATGAACAACCAGCAAGCTCTGTTTCATACCCAACAGAACCGTTCTCAGAGCTTTTTCGACGCTCATATGGAGAAACAGAGGCGAGAGATTGATCAGTTCATCAGAGTTCAG AGCGAGAGGTTGAGATACGCGTTGCAAGAACAGAGGAAGCAAGAAACAGAGACGATCTTGAGGAAAATGGAAGCGAAAGCTCTGGTTTTGATGGCGCAGAAGGAAGAAGGGATGTCGAGAGCGTTGAGCAAGAACATGGAGCTCGAGAATCTGTTGAGGAAGATGGAGACGGAGAACCAAACTTGGCAGAGAGTGGCTCGTGAGAACGAAGCGATGGTCGCAACGCTCAACTCGACCCTTGAACAGGTTCGAGAGAGAGCCGCCACGTGTCGCAACGACGTTACAGCGGCGGAGGATGAAGGGTCTTTCTGTGGAGATAATTTTCCGATGAGTAGTTGTTGCTTGAACTGTGGGTTGAATGGTGAGACAAGAGTGTTGTTTCTGCCGTGTAGGCATCTCTGTTGCTGCACGGGTTGTGAGGACGGTCTAGTTCTTTGTCCGATCTGTAATACACCCAAGAAGAATAGAATCGAGGCCTCTGTTTTCTAG
- the LOC103862385 gene encoding L-ascorbate peroxidase 3 isoform X1, whose amino-acid sequence MAAPIVNAEYVKEINKARRDLRSIISSKNCAPIMLRLAWHDAGTYDAQTKTGGPNGSIRNEEEYTHGANSGLKIALELCEGVKAKHPKITYADLYQLAGVVAVEVTGGPDISFQPGRKDSNVCPREGRLPDAKKGTVDLYIMEYDDLSLLIDPVFFFFFFVDFQHLRDVFYRMGLSDKDIIALSGGHTLGRAHPERSGFDGPWTQEPLKFDNSYFVELLKGESEGLLKLPSDKTLLEDPEFRRYVELYAKDEDAFFRDYAESHKKLSELGFNPNASAAKACSDSTVLAQGAFGVAIASAVVALSYFYEIRKKMK is encoded by the exons ATGGCGGCACCGATTGTTAACGCTGAGTACGTTAAAGAGATCAACAAGGCTCGTCGTGATCTCCGGTCCATCATCTCCAGCAAGAACTGTGCTCCGATCATGCTTCGATTGGC ATGGCACGATGCTGGAACCTATGATGCGCAGACGAAGACAGGGGGACCTAATGGGTCTATAAGGAACGAAGAGGAGTACACTCATGGTGCTAATAGTGGTTTAAAGATCGCTCTTGAACTCTGTG AGGGAGTGAAGGCTAAACATCCCAAAATCACATATGCGGATCTATACCAG CTTGCTGGTGTGGTAGCAGTGGAGGTTACTGGTGGACCTGACATCAGTTTCCAACCTGGGAGAAAA GATTCAAATGTTTGCCCTAGGGAAGGAAGACTTCCTGATGCTAAAAAAGGTACCGTGGATCTTTATATCATGGAATATGATGATCTTTCTCTATTAATTgaccctgttttttttttttttttttttgtagatttcCAACATCTTAGAGATGTCTTCTACCGCATGGGATTATCTGATAAGGATATTATAGCACTCTCAGGGGGTCATACTCTG GGAAGAGCTCATCCAGAGAGGTCTGGCTTCGATGGACCTTGGACTCAAGAGCCTCTGAAGTTTGATAACTCCTACTTCGT GGAACTGCTAAAAGGAGAATCCGAGGGCTTGTTGAAGCTTCCATCTGACAAGACTCTATTGGAAGATCCAGAGTTTCGTCGCTATGTTGAGCTTTATGCTAAG GATGAAGATGCATTCTTCAGAGACTACGCAGAATCTCACAAGAAACTCTCTGAGCTCGGTTTCAACCCCAACGCCTCCGCGGCCAAAGCTTGTTCAGACAGCACTGTTCTGGCTCAGGGAGCATTCGGGGTTGCTATTGCGTCTGCGGTCGTTGCCTTGAGTTACTTTTACGAGATCCGAAAGAAGATGAAGTAA